The Hominilimicola fabiformis genome window below encodes:
- a CDS encoding site-specific DNA-methyltransferase: MIEHIEPKATADGVAVYCAHDKIVDTDSLVGNPRNPNKHPKEQITALAKIIKCQGWRHPIVVSNRSGFVVKGHGRLLAAKEIGAKQVPVDFQDYESEASEYADLMADNKIQEFSELDMKMSADILQDIKDSGDIELEMSAFTEEALNELLAKSQEGEVKEDDADLTPPENPVSEQGDIWLLGKHRLICGDSTKAETYENLMNGKKVNLVVTDPPYNVAYEGTAGTIQNDSMEDGKFYEFLFSAFKCMYDVCADGASIYVFHADKESINFRTAFRDAGFFCHQTCIWVKNTPVLGRCDYQYCHEPILVGWKPTAGHKWYSDRKQRTVWNFDKPKKSELHPTTKPIPLVAYPIQNSSVVNSVILEPFGGSGSTLIACEQTDRICYAIEIDEKFVDVIVRRYVDFKENSDDVFLLRNGEKIPYSEVLTNE, from the coding sequence ATGATTGAACATATAGAACCGAAAGCAACAGCAGACGGAGTTGCAGTGTATTGTGCTCACGATAAAATTGTCGATACAGACAGCTTGGTGGGCAATCCGAGAAATCCGAACAAGCACCCGAAGGAACAGATAACCGCATTGGCTAAAATCATAAAATGCCAAGGCTGGCGACATCCGATTGTAGTGTCAAACCGTTCCGGATTTGTGGTAAAAGGTCACGGAAGACTTCTTGCCGCAAAAGAAATCGGAGCAAAGCAAGTTCCCGTTGATTTTCAGGATTATGAAAGTGAAGCTTCGGAATATGCCGACCTTATGGCAGATAATAAAATACAGGAATTTTCAGAACTTGATATGAAAATGTCTGCTGATATTTTACAAGATATAAAGGACAGCGGTGACATTGAACTTGAGATGTCTGCATTTACGGAAGAAGCGCTTAATGAACTTCTCGCAAAATCACAAGAGGGTGAAGTTAAAGAAGATGATGCAGATTTGACACCTCCGGAAAATCCAGTGTCTGAACAAGGTGATATATGGCTTTTGGGAAAACACAGATTAATATGCGGTGACAGTACCAAAGCGGAAACATATGAAAACTTGATGAATGGCAAAAAAGTAAATCTTGTTGTAACGGATCCGCCGTATAATGTTGCATACGAGGGCACAGCAGGTACTATTCAAAATGACAGCATGGAGGACGGAAAGTTTTATGAATTTCTGTTTTCAGCTTTTAAGTGTATGTATGATGTTTGTGCAGACGGTGCAAGCATTTATGTTTTTCATGCTGATAAGGAAAGTATAAATTTCAGAACGGCATTTCGTGATGCCGGATTTTTCTGTCATCAAACGTGTATATGGGTGAAAAATACACCCGTGCTCGGCAGATGTGATTATCAGTATTGTCATGAGCCTATACTTGTCGGATGGAAACCTACAGCCGGACATAAGTGGTACTCTGACAGAAAGCAAAGAACGGTATGGAATTTTGACAAGCCGAAGAAATCAGAACTTCATCCGACAACAAAACCAATACCGCTTGTGGCATATCCGATACAAAATTCAAGTGTGGTCAATTCAGTTATTCTTGAACCGTTCGGCGGCAGTGGAAGTACATTGATTGCGTGTGAACAGACTGACCGTATATGTTATGCGATTGAGATTGATGAGAAGTTTGTAGATGTAATTGTAAGACGTTATGTGGATTTTAAAGAAAATTCAGATGACGTTTTTTTATTGCGTAACGGTGAAAAAATTCCGTACAGTGAGGTATTGACGAATGAGTAA